The Streptomyces sp. NBC_00162 sequence AGCGTCAACCCGAACGAATCCTGACCCAGTCGAAAGTCTGGGTCTGATCCTTGAGTCCTGATCCGGATCCGCGCCGACGGGGAGAACGGTGAGCATAGGCAGAGAGCAGCGGCGGTTGTGCGGGGAGCTGGTGGCCGGGATCCGGCTGACCGCCCCCGTGGAACCCGTGGACCTCTACGCCGCCCTCTGCGAGGGCATGAGCAGACACCGCGGCCGCCGGGTGGAGTTCCGGATGGCCTCGTTCCCGCCGGGGACGGCCAGCGGTCTGTGGCTCGACATGGCGGACCGCGATCTCGTGGTCATCGAGGAACGCACGGCACCCGACCACCAGTTGGTGATCCTGGGCCACGAGTTGTGGCACATGAAGGCCGGCCACTGCAGCCACCACGTCGACGGCGCCGCCGTCGCCGCCCGGCTGCTGACCGACCAGGCCGACATCGGCGAGACCGTCCGCCGCGTCGCCGCGCGCACGCGTGCCGACGTACGGGAGGAGAGCGAGGCCGAGACCTTCGGCTTACTGCTGGGGAGCCGGTGCCGGACCTGGCTCGCCGGGTCGGCGAGTCACCGGGCCCCGGCGCAGCGCGACCAATTGGCGGGCCGGATCGAGGCAGCGCTGGGCTATCGGGGGCACAGGAACGAGCGTTGAACGGCCAGGACTACTACATACCGGCAGCCGCGATGGCGGTCTCGCTCGCCTTCAAACTGCCTGCCCTGCGCAACAACTGGCGCGATCCGCTGCTTCGTGCGGTCTGCGCGCTGCTGACGCTGGCCGGAGCCGTGTTCGCCTTCGCCGCCCCGCCCACCATCGCGGCGGTCAACCGCTGGACCGGGGTGCCCAACATCTCGGCTCCGCTGGTGTACTGCCTGATCACCGCGTTCAGCGCCGCCTGCCTGGTCCTGGTCGTCAACTGGCGGGGCGGACCGCCCGAGGAGACGCGCCGCGTCTCGCAGCGCTGGATCCTGGGCTACAGCGTCGTGATCGTGGCCCTGATCGTGCTGTTCGCCCTGGGTGACGCTCCGGAAGAGCGGCTTCGCGACCTGGACACCCATTACG is a genomic window containing:
- a CDS encoding toxin-antitoxin system, toxin component, translating into MSIGREQRRLCGELVAGIRLTAPVEPVDLYAALCEGMSRHRGRRVEFRMASFPPGTASGLWLDMADRDLVVIEERTAPDHQLVILGHELWHMKAGHCSHHVDGAAVAARLLTDQADIGETVRRVAARTRADVREESEAETFGLLLGSRCRTWLAGSASHRAPAQRDQLAGRIEAALGYRGHRNER